The Cohnella abietis genome has a segment encoding these proteins:
- a CDS encoding heavy metal translocating P-type ATPase translates to MIEYRVKGLSCGNCAQALEHEIRQLEHGDTATLSYNSGKLNLDERVPLDKVKKILKNDRAYIENKNAHSHAGHNHAHGEHAHSHSHNHDHTHSHDHDDDNDHDHDHSQGNKKIIGTLIASTVIYVGAIFMDGQASDFSVIALYLIAAALSGYSTFLKGLKNLIRLKFNIDTLMTIALVGAVSIGEWKEATLVAILFGLNELLEGLGMEKARRSMETLLQVAPKEATLLVEGKETVVPITTLQVGDTVIVKPGEKIPSDGTVLSGKSSVNESAITGESLPVEKSKDEPVFGGSINNEGVIHIRIEKAYEDSSLAKILHLVEEAQETKTPTELFINKFAKYYTPLIMIAAALVIVVPPLFLGGDWTEWLYQGLAVLIVGCPCALILSSPIAIVAGITRNARNGILIKGGVFLEQLGKIDTLAFDKTGTLTKGEPYVEQSVVYDEIRFLAVAGAIEKSSSHPLAKAIMKEVARSGIEIKDAEDIEAVSGRGIVATYEGNKYWLGNEKSMEHLTIPQDIQATIEQLKQSGLTLVLAADENQILGMFGISDEIREESKSVIKALHKNGIRHTVMLTGDHQKTAEKVAKAVGVTEYYGNLLPEDKVTKVKELASKGTVGMIGDGINDAPALASAQIGIAMGKGTDSAIETADVVLMQDHLGKLPEAIKVARRVNRIIKFNIGVSMGLKLIALLLTIPGWLTLWVAILSDMGATIFVTLVSLTILIQRKS, encoded by the coding sequence ATGATTGAATATCGAGTCAAAGGATTATCATGTGGCAATTGCGCCCAAGCTCTTGAGCATGAAATTCGTCAATTAGAGCATGGAGATACAGCAACCCTTAGCTACAATAGCGGAAAATTAAACTTAGATGAGCGAGTACCCTTAGATAAAGTGAAAAAGATACTCAAAAATGACCGCGCATATATCGAGAATAAAAATGCACATTCCCATGCTGGCCACAATCATGCACACGGCGAGCATGCCCATTCCCACTCACATAATCACGACCACACTCACTCACATGACCATGATGACGACAACGACCATGATCATGATCATAGCCAAGGCAACAAGAAAATAATCGGAACACTCATTGCTTCTACTGTTATCTATGTAGGTGCGATATTCATGGACGGCCAAGCATCTGATTTCTCAGTCATCGCCCTATACTTAATTGCAGCTGCACTTAGTGGCTACTCCACTTTCTTGAAGGGTCTTAAAAATCTCATACGACTTAAATTTAATATCGACACCTTGATGACAATCGCACTTGTAGGCGCTGTTTCAATAGGGGAATGGAAAGAAGCGACCTTGGTAGCTATTCTTTTCGGATTAAACGAGCTTCTGGAAGGTCTCGGTATGGAAAAAGCTCGTCGTTCCATGGAGACACTCCTGCAGGTTGCGCCTAAAGAAGCGACCTTATTAGTAGAAGGTAAAGAAACGGTTGTTCCCATTACTACGCTTCAAGTTGGAGATACGGTTATTGTTAAACCGGGAGAGAAAATCCCATCTGACGGCACGGTGTTGTCTGGTAAAAGCTCAGTGAACGAATCCGCCATTACAGGCGAGTCCCTCCCCGTAGAAAAATCGAAGGATGAACCGGTGTTTGGTGGAAGTATTAATAATGAAGGCGTAATCCACATTCGGATCGAAAAAGCTTACGAGGATTCATCTTTGGCCAAAATCCTTCATTTAGTAGAAGAAGCCCAAGAAACGAAAACACCTACTGAGCTATTCATCAATAAGTTTGCCAAGTATTATACCCCACTTATTATGATAGCTGCCGCTCTTGTCATCGTAGTCCCTCCTCTTTTTCTGGGCGGCGACTGGACAGAATGGCTGTATCAAGGGCTTGCCGTTCTCATCGTGGGTTGTCCGTGTGCGTTGATCTTATCGTCTCCAATTGCAATTGTAGCTGGTATTACACGCAATGCCCGTAATGGTATTCTGATTAAAGGCGGCGTGTTCCTCGAACAATTAGGTAAAATTGACACTCTAGCCTTTGATAAAACAGGCACTTTGACTAAGGGTGAGCCCTACGTTGAGCAATCTGTCGTTTATGATGAAATAAGATTTCTAGCTGTAGCAGGCGCGATTGAAAAGTCCTCGTCTCACCCACTTGCTAAAGCCATCATGAAGGAAGTAGCTCGTTCCGGTATTGAAATTAAGGATGCAGAAGACATAGAAGCCGTATCAGGACGTGGTATTGTCGCCACTTACGAAGGAAATAAATATTGGCTCGGTAATGAAAAAAGTATGGAGCATCTTACGATCCCACAAGATATACAAGCGACTATTGAACAACTGAAACAAAGCGGTCTTACATTGGTGCTAGCTGCTGACGAGAATCAAATCCTTGGAATGTTTGGGATTTCTGATGAGATCCGTGAGGAAAGTAAATCCGTCATCAAGGCTTTGCATAAAAACGGCATCCGGCATACCGTCATGCTAACGGGTGATCATCAGAAGACGGCGGAAAAGGTTGCTAAAGCGGTTGGTGTAACTGAATATTATGGAAACCTGCTTCCCGAAGATAAGGTTACCAAGGTAAAAGAGCTCGCTAGCAAAGGTACTGTAGGAATGATCGGCGATGGTATTAACGATGCTCCCGCCCTCGCATCTGCACAGATCGGAATCGCAATGGGAAAAGGAACTGACAGTGCAATAGAAACAGCAGATGTCGTATTGATGCAAGACCACCTTGGCAAATTACCTGAGGCGATAAAAGTAGCAAGACGTGTTAATCGCATCATTAAGTTTAATATTGGTGTGTCCATGGGATTAAAGCTTATTGCATTACTTCTTACCATTCCTGGATGGCTGACTCTGTGGGTAGCTATTCTATCCGATATGGGAGCCACAATCTTCGTTACACTAGTAAGCTTAACTATTCTTATCCAAAGAAAATCATAG
- a CDS encoding beta-N-acetylhexosaminidase — MAQLELFISGKLPNGFTGLEMICESLSVRLLDSGVPVTLEQVNQAELTVIFDGACATIRYAQENHLYRAIGLLVEGMISDKPFEIREEPQFDTVGFMLDCSRNAVPKIERVKELLLKMALMGMNALMLYTEDTYALEDEPYFGYMRGRYTSEELKECDAYASSLGIEMIPCIQTLAHLDTFLKWEAASKLRDSQDVLLVGDDHTYEFIDRMVGNVSRTYQSRRIHIGMDEAHNLGRGRSLDMHGYRDPSELMNEHLIKVTGITQSYGLQPMLWSDMSFRTASATHDYYDPDVSFTEADANRVPSGAQLVYWDYYHYDQPFYETMIRKHKQLGSMPVFAGGIWTWLGMCTHYDRTFKSTNAALQACKQEGVREVFATAWGDNGAENNVWTVLPGLQLFAEHAYARVLDEQKLRRRTTFCTGIPYEYYISIDMLDDIPGLIVEHGDTSNPSKYLLWQDVLLGLFDKHIEGLEVSQHYQLMTDTFSELAQHSAQALRIFEIPARLSEVLKLKADMGVRLKRAYDSEDRTLLEHFVGIELPDLLQKVEALRISHRRLWMNTNKPFGWEVLDIRYGGLTARLQSTKDRIQEYLEGVTSKIEELEETRLFFDNRDKQGGAGTDYFCTYHLIASPNKMT; from the coding sequence ATGGCACAATTAGAGCTTTTCATATCAGGAAAGCTGCCAAATGGATTTACCGGTCTTGAAATGATATGCGAATCGCTAAGTGTGAGGCTGTTAGATTCCGGAGTTCCGGTAACGCTGGAACAGGTGAATCAGGCAGAGCTAACGGTAATTTTCGATGGTGCCTGCGCAACAATTCGCTATGCGCAGGAAAACCATCTTTATCGGGCGATTGGGCTATTAGTTGAAGGAATGATCTCGGACAAGCCTTTCGAAATTCGAGAGGAGCCACAGTTTGATACGGTAGGCTTTATGCTAGATTGTTCAAGAAATGCCGTGCCAAAGATTGAAAGAGTCAAAGAGCTCCTTCTCAAAATGGCCTTGATGGGAATGAATGCGCTCATGCTATATACCGAGGACACCTACGCGTTGGAGGATGAACCGTATTTCGGTTATATGCGCGGCAGATACACATCGGAGGAGCTTAAGGAGTGTGATGCTTATGCATCTTCTCTTGGCATTGAGATGATTCCCTGCATCCAGACGCTGGCACATTTGGATACCTTCCTTAAGTGGGAGGCTGCTTCAAAATTGAGAGATTCGCAGGATGTTCTGTTGGTTGGGGATGATCATACCTATGAGTTCATCGATCGAATGGTGGGCAATGTATCACGTACCTATCAAAGCAGGCGCATCCATATCGGAATGGACGAGGCGCATAATTTAGGCCGTGGACGTTCGCTCGATATGCACGGATACCGTGATCCGTCCGAACTAATGAATGAGCATCTGATCAAGGTAACAGGCATTACACAATCCTATGGCTTGCAGCCGATGCTTTGGAGCGATATGAGCTTCCGGACCGCATCTGCTACTCATGATTATTATGATCCTGATGTGAGCTTTACCGAGGCTGATGCAAACCGAGTTCCTTCTGGTGCGCAGCTCGTCTATTGGGATTATTACCACTATGATCAACCCTTTTACGAGACTATGATACGCAAGCATAAGCAGCTTGGTTCGATGCCTGTGTTTGCAGGCGGAATCTGGACATGGCTTGGGATGTGTACACATTACGATCGGACCTTCAAAAGCACGAATGCTGCGCTTCAAGCGTGTAAACAGGAAGGTGTTCGAGAGGTTTTCGCAACCGCGTGGGGAGATAATGGGGCTGAGAACAATGTGTGGACTGTACTTCCAGGACTGCAGCTATTCGCTGAGCATGCTTACGCTCGAGTTCTCGATGAACAGAAGCTTAGACGAAGAACAACCTTCTGTACCGGAATTCCTTATGAGTATTATATTAGCATAGATATGCTGGATGATATTCCAGGATTAATCGTTGAGCATGGTGACACTTCAAACCCATCCAAGTATTTGTTGTGGCAGGATGTGCTGCTAGGCTTATTCGATAAACATATCGAAGGACTTGAGGTCTCACAGCATTACCAGCTGATGACGGATACTTTCTCCGAATTGGCCCAGCATAGCGCGCAAGCACTTCGTATTTTCGAGATTCCTGCTCGTTTAAGCGAGGTACTGAAATTGAAGGCAGATATGGGTGTCCGATTGAAGCGGGCTTATGATTCAGAGGATCGAACATTATTGGAGCATTTCGTCGGAATTGAGCTGCCCGATCTGTTGCAAAAAGTTGAAGCGTTGCGAATTTCGCACCGTAGACTTTGGATGAATACGAACAAGCCGTTTGGGTGGGAAGTGCTGGATATCCGTTATGGCGGTCTGACTGCAAGATTGCAGTCGACGAAGGATCGAATTCAGGAATACTTAGAGGGAGTAACGTCCAAGATTGAGGAATTGGAAGAAACCCGTTTGTTCTTTGATAATCGAGATAAACAGGGCGGGGCGGGGACGGATTATTTTTGCACCTATCATCTGATAGCTAGTCCCAATAAAATGACCTAA
- a CDS encoding carbohydrate ABC transporter permease, producing the protein MAERRTFMDGVWRLLLLLWAISIIFPVIWILYQSLRTNAAFFQDIWALPKDIQWSNYSKAWNQYKIGQSLLNTLYYVGVSLVLGTFLTTLNAYALTRVQFRGRKLIWGLIMLSLFLPGINALIPQYILMKTMHLTNSLTGLIILDSFGENVFFLMLLGGFLSSLPKDLEESAFMDGASIFQTFWRIIVPLSTPGIVTVAIFKFLGLYNNFLGPFIYLGDPSKYTIGVNMYQANMKMQYTSDWVTMFAGVIIVMIPSIIFYVFFQRRIMEGATMGSMKG; encoded by the coding sequence ATGGCTGAACGGCGAACATTCATGGATGGTGTATGGAGGTTATTGCTTCTGCTATGGGCGATATCCATCATTTTTCCTGTCATATGGATCCTCTATCAATCTTTGAGAACGAACGCTGCGTTTTTTCAAGATATATGGGCGTTACCAAAGGATATTCAATGGAGCAACTATTCTAAAGCATGGAACCAATATAAGATTGGCCAATCTCTATTAAATACGTTGTATTATGTCGGTGTGAGTCTGGTGTTAGGCACCTTTTTAACGACACTTAATGCCTATGCATTAACACGAGTGCAGTTCCGTGGCAGGAAGCTGATTTGGGGCTTGATCATGCTTTCGCTGTTTTTGCCGGGAATCAATGCATTGATTCCCCAATACATCCTAATGAAGACAATGCATCTGACCAATAGTTTAACAGGTTTGATTATTTTGGATAGCTTCGGGGAAAACGTATTTTTTCTTATGCTGCTTGGCGGCTTTTTGTCATCGCTTCCTAAAGATTTAGAAGAAAGCGCATTTATGGATGGCGCTTCGATCTTCCAGACATTCTGGCGTATTATTGTGCCCTTGTCGACACCCGGCATTGTGACGGTTGCCATCTTTAAGTTTCTCGGACTATACAATAACTTTCTAGGTCCGTTCATTTACTTGGGTGATCCATCCAAATATACGATCGGGGTCAATATGTATCAGGCAAATATGAAGATGCAGTACACGTCGGATTGGGTGACGATGTTCGCGGGAGTCATAATTGTCATGATTCCTTCTATTATCTTCTACGTCTTCTTTCAAAGAAGAATTATGGAAGGTGCGACGATGGGGTCTATGAAAGGGTAA